A portion of the Streptomyces erythrochromogenes genome contains these proteins:
- a CDS encoding ABC transporter permease → MLRRRGTREPSAEGTAAPRTSAADLLVQAFLALFGRRFRTLLTMVGISVGLAAALATLGITASAAGAVSDQFDSLKATRVTVKYPSEPVAGIRPRPDGGDTQQVRGLNGVRTAGLVSKAGEQPLVSRLSSGTSNDLPEGTVLAAQPDALLAMSAELTQGRWFDTGHDARRERVALIDTAAASRLTVDGGAGNSVIHVNGVAFSVLGVFRAPSGDTNLTGSVVVPYWAALQDPAGLSFAPAEMIIRTDLGAADQIGAEAPFALAPGAPDKLVALVPPDPRSLRRGVESQTRALFLGLAAVSLGVGALGVSNTAYVSVLERRSEIGLRRALGASRRAVAGQFCIESGLVGLAGGVVGTVLGIQITAVTCLAKNWLVVLDPALTSAGPLVGLVVGLAAGLYPALAAARILPAETLRAGV, encoded by the coding sequence GTGTTGCGTAGGCGCGGGACGCGCGAGCCCTCCGCGGAGGGGACGGCGGCCCCCCGGACGTCCGCCGCGGACCTGCTCGTCCAGGCGTTCCTCGCACTGTTCGGCCGCCGGTTCCGCACCCTGCTGACGATGGTGGGCATCTCCGTGGGGCTGGCCGCGGCGCTCGCGACGCTGGGCATCACCGCCAGCGCGGCCGGCGCCGTCTCCGACCAGTTCGACTCCCTCAAGGCGACCCGGGTCACGGTCAAGTACCCGTCGGAACCCGTCGCGGGGATCCGGCCGAGGCCCGACGGCGGCGACACCCAGCAGGTACGGGGCCTCAACGGGGTCCGCACCGCAGGTCTCGTCAGCAAGGCCGGTGAACAGCCGCTGGTCTCCAGGCTGTCGTCGGGCACGTCGAACGACCTGCCCGAGGGCACGGTCCTGGCCGCGCAGCCCGACGCACTGCTGGCCATGTCGGCCGAACTCACGCAGGGCCGGTGGTTCGACACCGGGCACGACGCGCGGCGGGAACGGGTGGCCCTGATCGACACGGCCGCCGCGTCCCGGCTGACCGTCGACGGCGGTGCCGGCAACTCCGTGATCCACGTCAACGGCGTCGCGTTCAGCGTGCTCGGCGTCTTCCGCGCCCCCTCCGGCGACACGAACCTCACCGGCTCCGTGGTCGTCCCCTACTGGGCCGCACTCCAGGACCCGGCCGGGCTGAGCTTCGCCCCCGCGGAAATGATCATCCGTACGGATCTGGGCGCCGCCGACCAGATCGGCGCCGAGGCCCCCTTCGCCCTGGCCCCGGGCGCCCCGGACAAGCTGGTCGCGCTGGTGCCCCCGGACCCCCGGTCCCTGCGCCGGGGCGTCGAGTCGCAGACCCGGGCCCTGTTCCTGGGACTGGCCGCCGTCTCCCTCGGCGTGGGGGCGCTCGGCGTCAGCAACACCGCTTACGTGTCCGTACTGGAGCGGCGCTCCGAGATCGGCCTGCGCCGCGCCCTGGGCGCCTCGCGACGGGCGGTCGCCGGGCAGTTCTGCATCGAGAGCGGCCTGGTCGGGCTGGCCGGCGGTGTCGTCGGCACGGTACTGGGCATCCAGATCACCGCCGTGACCTGCCTGGCCAAGAACTGGCTGGTGGTCCTCGACCCCGCCCTCACGTCGGCGGGGCCGCTGGTGGGCCTCGTGGTGGGTCTGGCCGCAGGGCTGTACCCGGCCCTGGCGGCCGCCCGCATCCTTCCCGCCGAGACGCTTCGCGCGGGCGTCTAG
- a CDS encoding ABC transporter ATP-binding protein — MADPAPVIEMAGVAKTYPGPPPVHALTDVTLDIRPGRLAAIVGPSGSGKSTLLSVLGLLDVPTRGRYLLEGRDTTDLSERARTALRASTLGFVFQAFHLVPHLTCVQNVALPLVHLGVPRAQRRPQAVAALESVGLGHRLDVRPTTLSGGERQRVAVARAIVHRPAVVLCDEPTGNLDTANSARVMDLLTGLVAQDRAVVVVTHEPDVAARADRVFKVVDGRVA; from the coding sequence ATGGCTGACCCGGCCCCCGTCATCGAGATGGCCGGCGTCGCGAAGACGTACCCGGGACCGCCGCCCGTGCACGCGCTGACCGACGTCACCCTCGACATCCGGCCCGGCCGGCTCGCCGCCATCGTCGGCCCGTCCGGTTCGGGGAAGTCCACGCTGCTGAGCGTGCTCGGGCTGCTCGACGTCCCCACCCGCGGCCGCTACCTGCTGGAGGGCAGGGACACCACCGACCTGTCCGAACGGGCCCGTACCGCCCTTCGGGCCTCGACGCTCGGCTTCGTCTTCCAGGCCTTCCACCTGGTCCCGCACCTGACCTGCGTACAGAACGTGGCACTCCCGCTCGTGCACCTCGGTGTGCCCCGTGCCCAGCGGCGGCCCCAGGCCGTGGCGGCCCTGGAATCCGTAGGACTCGGGCACCGGCTGGACGTCAGGCCCACCACCCTGTCGGGCGGGGAGCGGCAGCGGGTCGCGGTCGCGCGGGCGATCGTCCACCGGCCGGCCGTCGTGCTCTGCGACGAGCCGACCGGCAACCTGGACACCGCCAACTCGGCCCGCGTCATGGACCTGCTGACCGGACTCGTGGCGCAGGACCGGGCCGTCGTCGTGGTCACGCACGAACCCGACGTGGCGGCCCGCGCCGACCGGGTGTTCAAGGTGGTGGACGGCCGTGTTGCGTAG
- a CDS encoding peptidoglycan-binding domain-containing protein, with protein MSLEHPERPERSQPTEPAGGRARRRSRRGLVIAAAVIVLFGSSGSVWWIASQARTPEQRASNAAAPPPSRITGKVSDQQLVEKMELTGKVETASRTTITGVQPQGTSRAVVTALPATSGKSLKAGAVVAEVSGRPVLLLPGRFPAYRDLKAGDKGPDVQQLQRALQPLYGTAVNGTYGQATVEAVRKLYAAAGYEAPSGQEQGQGPSQGASGARGGGAAAPRGGAETDGGTGAAPAANGAASTAPARGNDAPPASGAAKPGELLPAAEVAYVSALPATVVQVTAVVGDAADKPLVVLGSGGRQVRATLTADQRTRLRDLPDDAVIRFGTGPYEGREGSLGSLADPSDAKSGDQQQGNAKAGGQDGGGTSGAAGNAGAGAGAGNASGGGGGGGGGAGQHEALFVPSGSEAKEGAVQQISVELRRSPKGALTVPVSAVWTDLGGASTVTVAENGKERNVPVEVLFTHEGLTALNALDANLGAGQTVVLVRRGKAADGSEGGSDG; from the coding sequence ATGAGCCTCGAACACCCCGAGCGCCCCGAACGGTCCCAGCCGACCGAGCCGGCCGGCGGGCGGGCCCGGCGCAGGTCCAGGCGGGGCCTCGTCATCGCCGCCGCCGTCATCGTGCTGTTCGGAAGTTCCGGATCCGTCTGGTGGATCGCATCCCAGGCCAGAACACCCGAGCAGCGTGCCTCGAACGCCGCGGCGCCTCCGCCCTCCCGCATCACGGGGAAGGTCTCCGACCAGCAGCTCGTCGAGAAGATGGAACTGACCGGGAAGGTCGAGACGGCCTCACGGACGACCATCACCGGCGTCCAGCCGCAGGGCACCAGCCGCGCGGTCGTGACCGCCCTGCCCGCGACCTCGGGCAAGAGCCTCAAGGCCGGCGCGGTCGTCGCCGAGGTGTCGGGCCGCCCGGTCCTCCTCCTTCCAGGACGCTTCCCCGCGTACCGGGATCTGAAGGCGGGCGACAAGGGCCCGGACGTGCAGCAACTGCAGCGGGCGCTGCAGCCGTTGTACGGGACGGCCGTGAACGGCACGTACGGACAGGCCACCGTCGAGGCGGTGCGCAAGCTGTACGCGGCGGCCGGGTACGAGGCGCCTTCCGGGCAGGAGCAGGGGCAGGGGCCGAGCCAGGGCGCCAGCGGGGCGAGGGGTGGCGGGGCCGCGGCCCCCCGCGGCGGCGCGGAGACCGACGGTGGCACGGGTGCGGCCCCCGCTGCGAACGGAGCCGCGAGCACGGCGCCCGCCCGCGGCAACGACGCGCCGCCCGCCTCCGGGGCAGCCAAGCCCGGGGAACTGCTGCCGGCCGCGGAAGTCGCGTACGTCAGCGCCCTTCCCGCCACGGTGGTGCAGGTCACCGCGGTGGTGGGTGACGCGGCCGACAAGCCGCTCGTCGTCCTCGGCAGCGGCGGCCGCCAGGTGCGGGCGACCCTCACCGCGGACCAGCGCACCCGGCTGCGCGATCTGCCGGACGACGCTGTCATCCGCTTCGGCACCGGGCCCTACGAGGGCCGGGAGGGCAGCCTGGGCTCCCTCGCCGACCCCTCGGACGCCAAGAGCGGCGACCAGCAGCAGGGCAACGCGAAGGCGGGCGGACAGGACGGCGGGGGCACCTCCGGCGCCGCGGGTAACGCGGGCGCGGGCGCGGGAGCAGGAAATGCCAGTGGCGGGGGAGGTGGGGGCGGCGGTGGAGCGGGCCAGCACGAGGCGCTGTTCGTCCCCAGCGGCTCGGAGGCCAAGGAAGGGGCGGTCCAGCAGATCAGCGTCGAACTGCGGCGCAGCCCCAAGGGCGCGCTGACCGTGCCGGTGTCGGCCGTCTGGACCGACCTCGGCGGCGCGTCCACGGTCACCGTCGCCGAGAACGGCAAGGAGCGCAACGTCCCCGTCGAGGTGCTGTTCACCCATGAGGGCCTCACCGCGCTCAACGCGCTCGACGCGAACCTCGGCGCCGGCCAGACGGTCGTCCTCGTGCGCCGTGGAAAGGCCGCGGACGGCTCCGAAGGGGGCTCCGATGGCTGA
- a CDS encoding peptidase inhibitor family I36 protein, translated as MLSKRISAGFIAMAAVVGVIAAAPSASAVDRTCYDGNFCIYKDRDYSKNNSMYRTKYESARWDIDMPAVYEADSSWWNRRGQSSKTYGGRWMSLGVEICLIPGGSVNYYWDANDDGASNTLNDGSRC; from the coding sequence GTGCTCAGTAAGAGGATTTCGGCCGGATTCATCGCGATGGCGGCGGTCGTCGGCGTCATCGCCGCGGCGCCGTCCGCATCGGCCGTGGACCGCACCTGCTACGACGGCAATTTCTGCATCTACAAGGACCGGGACTACTCCAAGAACAACTCGATGTACCGGACGAAGTACGAGTCCGCCCGCTGGGACATCGACATGCCGGCCGTGTACGAGGCCGACAGCTCCTGGTGGAACCGGCGTGGCCAGTCGTCCAAGACCTACGGCGGTCGCTGGATGTCGTTGGGCGTCGAGATCTGTCTCATTCCCGGCGGTTCCGTGAACTACTACTGGGACGCCAACGACGATGGTGCGAGCAACACGCTGAACGACGGCTCCCGCTGCTGA
- a CDS encoding GNAT family N-acetyltransferase, which produces MEKTRLRLEPWSDRDFWLLERTNEPVMTEHLGGPESDERLRDRQRRYEALSAREPAAGRMFRVVLEASGDSAGAIGFWERQWRGEPVYEAGWGILPEFQGRGLAVAALAELLSYVRAHGSRDRVHAFPGTDHPASNAVCRRAGFECLGEVDFEYPPGVPHPSLDWRYRVGPRPAVTPSG; this is translated from the coding sequence GTGGAGAAGACACGCCTACGACTCGAACCGTGGTCCGACCGGGACTTCTGGCTGCTGGAACGCACGAACGAACCGGTCATGACGGAGCACCTCGGCGGCCCCGAGTCCGACGAGCGGCTCCGCGACCGCCAGCGGCGCTACGAGGCCCTGAGTGCGCGGGAGCCGGCCGCCGGCCGGATGTTCCGGGTGGTCCTGGAGGCCTCCGGCGACAGCGCCGGGGCCATCGGCTTCTGGGAGCGGCAGTGGCGGGGCGAGCCGGTCTACGAGGCCGGCTGGGGCATCCTGCCCGAGTTCCAGGGCCGGGGGCTGGCCGTGGCGGCCCTGGCGGAACTCCTGTCCTACGTACGGGCCCACGGCTCCCGCGACCGGGTGCACGCCTTCCCCGGAACGGACCACCCCGCCTCCAACGCCGTCTGCCGGCGCGCCGGCTTCGAATGCCTCGGCGAGGTCGACTTCGAGTACCCGCCCGGCGTGCCCCACCCGAGCCTCGACTGGCGCTACCGGGTGGGGCCGCGGCCCGCGGTCACGCCGTCAGGATGA
- a CDS encoding NADP-dependent oxidoreductase has translation MLAAVVTGFGGPERVELAEVPVPRPGAGQVRIRVVAAGLNPVDAGVRAGIFGGAGQRLGLGWDVAGEIDETGPEVTGWNRGDRVVGLHYGTVKPLGTHAEYAVLDATAVAAAPADADDLAAAALPLAGLTAARAVEQLGLAPGASVLVTGAAGVVGGLAVQLAARAGLVVTALAGPGDEELVRSLGAAAFVPRGGAPAGPVDGVLDAAVLGGAALALVRDGGVYVGLIPNHAPAAERGIRVEEQEVAADGELLARLVSLVEEGALTLRVADVFPLAEAAKAHDRLATPGVRGRIILTA, from the coding sequence ATGCTGGCGGCCGTGGTGACCGGGTTCGGCGGCCCGGAGCGGGTCGAACTGGCCGAGGTGCCGGTGCCGCGTCCGGGGGCGGGCCAGGTCAGGATCCGGGTCGTGGCCGCCGGGCTCAACCCGGTGGACGCAGGGGTCCGCGCCGGGATCTTCGGCGGAGCCGGGCAGCGGCTGGGCCTCGGCTGGGACGTCGCCGGGGAGATCGACGAGACCGGCCCGGAGGTGACCGGCTGGAACCGCGGCGACCGGGTGGTGGGCCTGCACTACGGCACGGTGAAGCCGCTGGGCACGCACGCCGAGTACGCGGTGCTCGACGCCACCGCCGTGGCCGCCGCACCGGCCGACGCTGACGACCTGGCCGCGGCGGCGCTGCCGCTGGCCGGCCTGACCGCCGCCCGCGCCGTGGAGCAGCTGGGGCTCGCCCCCGGAGCCTCGGTGCTGGTCACCGGCGCGGCGGGCGTGGTCGGCGGCCTGGCGGTGCAGCTCGCCGCGCGGGCCGGCCTGGTGGTGACGGCCCTGGCGGGCCCGGGGGACGAGGAGCTCGTACGGTCGCTGGGCGCGGCCGCCTTCGTCCCGCGCGGCGGGGCTCCGGCCGGGCCGGTGGACGGGGTCCTGGACGCGGCCGTCCTGGGCGGGGCCGCGCTGGCCCTGGTCCGCGACGGCGGGGTCTACGTGGGACTGATCCCGAACCACGCCCCGGCGGCGGAGCGCGGGATCCGGGTGGAGGAGCAGGAGGTCGCCGCGGACGGGGAGCTGCTGGCCCGCCTGGTGTCCCTCGTCGAGGAGGGCGCGCTCACCCTGCGGGTCGCGGACGTCTTCCCGCTCGCCGAGGCGGCGAAGGCGCACGACCGGCTCGCGACGCCGGGCGTGCGCGGCCGGATCATCCTGACGGCGTGA
- a CDS encoding winged helix-turn-helix transcriptional regulator gives MATSTAAARREEARSAYDAFLKECPTGQLLARISDKWVGLIVSALGEADDRSMRYSDLGRKIPGVSQKMLTQTLRSLERDGLITRHVTPTVPVRVDYRLTDLGSSLGCLLSSVKVWAENHFDEVSAHRDTYDRAAAAS, from the coding sequence ATGGCCACCAGCACCGCCGCGGCCCGCCGCGAGGAAGCCCGTTCCGCCTACGACGCCTTCCTCAAGGAATGCCCCACCGGCCAGTTGCTGGCCCGGATCAGCGACAAGTGGGTCGGCCTCATCGTCAGCGCCCTCGGCGAGGCCGACGACCGCTCCATGCGCTACAGCGACCTCGGCCGCAAGATCCCCGGCGTCAGCCAGAAGATGCTCACCCAGACCCTGCGCTCCCTCGAACGCGACGGGCTCATCACCCGCCACGTCACCCCCACCGTCCCCGTCCGCGTCGACTACCGGCTCACCGACCTCGGCAGCAGCCTCGGCTGCCTGCTCTCCTCCGTGAAGGTCTGGGCCGAGAACCACTTCGACGAGGTCAGCGCCCACCGCGACACCTACGACCGGGCCGCCGCGGCCTCCTGA
- a CDS encoding Mut7-C RNAse domain-containing protein produces MNGPGIQLTLAPELRLFAPPSRRTDRVPTATDGASSLGHVVESAGVPLTEVGRLLVDGQEVPVSYVPQDGQNVEVFGVERPQQITGAPLRFLLDVHLGTLARRLRLLGVDAAYENEDIGDPALATRSAAERRVLLSRDRGLLRRREIFAGAYVYSDNPDEQLRDVLGRFAPALAPWTRCTACNGPLHEADKESVGDRLEHGTHRSYDVFAQCTECERVYWRGAHHARLERIVDEALVEFGTA; encoded by the coding sequence GTGAACGGACCCGGCATTCAGCTCACCCTCGCGCCCGAACTGCGCCTCTTCGCCCCGCCCAGCCGGCGCACGGACCGCGTACCGACCGCGACCGACGGCGCCTCCAGCCTCGGCCACGTCGTCGAGTCCGCCGGGGTCCCGCTCACCGAGGTCGGCCGCCTCCTCGTCGACGGCCAGGAGGTCCCCGTCTCCTACGTGCCCCAAGACGGCCAGAACGTCGAGGTGTTCGGGGTCGAGCGCCCCCAACAGATCACCGGCGCCCCGCTCCGCTTCCTCCTCGACGTCCACCTCGGCACGCTCGCCCGCCGCCTGCGCCTGCTCGGCGTCGACGCCGCCTACGAGAACGAGGACATCGGCGACCCCGCCCTCGCCACCCGCTCCGCCGCCGAACGGCGTGTCCTGCTCTCCCGCGACCGCGGCCTGCTCCGCCGCCGCGAGATCTTCGCCGGCGCGTACGTCTACAGCGACAACCCCGACGAGCAACTGCGCGACGTCCTCGGCCGCTTCGCACCCGCCCTGGCCCCGTGGACCCGCTGCACCGCCTGCAACGGGCCGCTCCACGAAGCCGACAAGGAGAGCGTCGGCGACCGCCTGGAACACGGCACGCACCGCTCCTACGACGTCTTCGCGCAGTGCACCGAATGCGAGCGCGTCTACTGGCGCGGCGCCCACCACGCCCGCCTGGAGCGGATCGTCGACGAGGCACTGGTCGAATTCGGCACCGCCTGA
- a CDS encoding YnfA family protein — protein MLIARSAALFSLAALLEIGGAWLVWQGVREHRGWAWIGAGAIALGLYGFVATLQPQGDFARVLAAYGGVFVAGSLAWGAVADGYRPDRWDIAGALVCLAGMAVIMYAPRGR, from the coding sequence ATGCTGATCGCCCGCTCCGCCGCCCTCTTCTCCCTCGCAGCCCTCCTGGAGATCGGCGGCGCCTGGCTCGTCTGGCAGGGCGTGCGCGAACACAGGGGATGGGCCTGGATCGGCGCCGGCGCGATCGCCCTCGGCCTCTACGGCTTCGTCGCCACCCTCCAGCCCCAGGGCGACTTCGCCCGGGTCCTCGCCGCCTACGGCGGGGTCTTCGTCGCCGGCTCCCTCGCCTGGGGCGCCGTCGCCGACGGCTACCGCCCCGACCGCTGGGACATCGCCGGCGCCCTCGTCTGCCTCGCCGGAATGGCCGTGATCATGTACGCCCCGCGCGGCCGCTGA
- a CDS encoding SDR family NAD(P)-dependent oxidoreductase — translation MSTAGTRTAVVTGASSGIGAATARQLAEAGYHVVLTARRKDRIEALAAELTEAGHPATAHALDVTDRAAVDALAASLDRCDVLVNNAGGAIGAEPVATGDPADWRTMYEVNVIGTLNVTQALLPALTASGDGTVVVLSSTAGHATYEGGAGYVAAKNGARVLAETLRLEIVGQPVRVIEIAPGMVRTEEFAKTRFRGDAEKAEKVYAGVAEPLTADDVADTITWAVTRPSHVNIDLLVVRPRAQASNTKVHREL, via the coding sequence ATGAGCACGGCCGGCACCCGAACCGCCGTAGTCACCGGCGCGAGCAGCGGCATCGGCGCGGCCACCGCCCGGCAGCTCGCCGAAGCCGGCTACCACGTCGTCCTCACCGCCCGCCGCAAGGACCGCATCGAGGCCCTCGCCGCCGAGCTCACCGAGGCCGGACACCCCGCGACCGCCCACGCCCTCGACGTCACCGACCGCGCCGCCGTCGACGCCCTCGCCGCCTCCCTCGACCGCTGCGACGTACTCGTCAACAACGCGGGCGGCGCCATCGGCGCCGAGCCCGTCGCCACCGGCGACCCCGCCGACTGGCGCACCATGTACGAGGTCAACGTCATCGGCACGCTCAACGTCACCCAGGCGCTGCTCCCCGCCCTCACCGCCTCCGGCGACGGCACCGTCGTCGTCCTCTCCTCCACCGCCGGCCACGCCACGTACGAGGGCGGCGCCGGCTACGTCGCCGCCAAGAACGGCGCCCGCGTCCTCGCCGAGACCCTCCGCCTGGAGATCGTCGGCCAGCCCGTACGCGTCATCGAGATCGCCCCCGGCATGGTCCGGACGGAGGAGTTCGCGAAGACCCGCTTCCGCGGCGACGCGGAGAAGGCGGAGAAGGTCTACGCGGGCGTCGCCGAGCCCCTCACCGCCGACGACGTGGCCGACACCATCACCTGGGCGGTGACCCGCCCCAGCCACGTCAACATCGACCTCCTGGTCGTCCGCCCCCGCGCCCAGGCCTCGAACACGAAGGTCCACCGCGAGCTCTAG
- a CDS encoding RtcB family protein — MSYVEVPGAQVPIRMWTDPASVEAGAMQQLHNVATLPWIKGLAVMPDVHYGKGATVGSVIAMKDAVCPAAVGVDIGCGMSAVKTSLTANDLPGDLSKLRSKIEQAIPVGMGLHKEAVDPSRLYGFSVPGYEDLWKRFDYLTDAVKFRQERATKQIGTLGSGNHFIEFCLDESGSVWLMLHSGSRNIGNELAAHHIGVARGLAHNQNLVDRDLAVFLAATPEMAAYRNDLFWAQEYAKFNRAAMMSLFKEVVRKEFRKAKVSFDREISCHHNYVAEERYDGMDLLVTRKGAIRAGSGDYGIIPGSMGTGSYIVKGLGNEKSFNSASHGAGRKMSRTAAKKKFSARDLAEQTKGVECRKDSGVVDEIPGAYKSIEHVIDQQTDLVQVVAKLKQVICVKG; from the coding sequence ATGTCGTATGTAGAGGTACCGGGGGCGCAGGTCCCGATCCGGATGTGGACCGACCCGGCGTCGGTCGAGGCGGGAGCGATGCAGCAGCTCCACAACGTCGCCACGCTTCCGTGGATCAAGGGCCTGGCGGTCATGCCGGACGTCCACTACGGCAAGGGGGCCACGGTCGGCTCGGTGATCGCCATGAAGGACGCGGTCTGTCCGGCGGCGGTGGGCGTGGACATCGGCTGCGGGATGTCGGCGGTGAAGACCTCGCTGACGGCGAACGACCTCCCGGGCGACCTCTCCAAGCTCCGCTCGAAGATCGAGCAGGCGATCCCGGTGGGGATGGGCCTCCACAAGGAGGCGGTGGACCCGTCGCGGCTCTACGGCTTCTCGGTGCCGGGGTACGAGGACCTGTGGAAGCGGTTCGACTACCTCACCGATGCGGTCAAGTTCCGTCAGGAACGTGCCACGAAGCAGATCGGAACGCTCGGATCCGGGAACCACTTCATCGAGTTCTGTCTCGATGAGTCAGGTTCGGTCTGGCTGATGCTGCACTCCGGCTCCCGGAACATCGGCAACGAGCTCGCCGCGCACCACATCGGCGTGGCCCGGGGTCTCGCGCACAACCAGAACCTGGTAGACCGGGACCTGGCGGTCTTCCTCGCGGCGACGCCCGAGATGGCGGCCTACCGCAACGACCTCTTCTGGGCGCAGGAGTACGCGAAGTTCAACCGCGCGGCGATGATGAGCCTCTTCAAGGAGGTCGTCCGCAAGGAGTTCCGCAAGGCCAAGGTCTCCTTCGACCGCGAGATCAGCTGCCACCACAACTACGTGGCGGAGGAGCGGTACGACGGCATGGACCTGCTGGTCACCCGCAAGGGCGCGATCCGCGCCGGCAGCGGCGACTACGGGATCATCCCCGGCTCCATGGGCACGGGCTCGTACATCGTGAAGGGCCTCGGCAACGAGAAGTCCTTCAACTCCGCCTCGCACGGTGCGGGCAGGAAGATGAGCCGGACGGCGGCGAAGAAGAAGTTCTCGGCGCGCGACCTGGCGGAGCAGACCAAGGGCGTCGAGTGCCGCAAGGACTCGGGCGTCGTGGACGAGATCCCGGGCGCGTACAAGTCGATCGAGCACGTCATCGACCAGCAGACGGACCTCGTCCAGGTCGTGGCCAAGCTCAAGCAGGTCATCTGCGTCAAGGGCTGA
- a CDS encoding DUF3558 family protein has protein sequence MHRSASRLTRVLACAAVPVILTVAGCSSDSGKESAAKDEKKSGSSASSKPGEKPKPELEKAAFATLPDPCKALQAGTIDTLVPEAKDKNGTATKSNDLATRASCSWNGLDEDGLKGSQYRWLSLSFFRTDSHASLGGANKRAEEQYGKQVEAAKASEGAQNVKAEAAEGLGDQGTSIVYSVKKDVDFFNTTIVARTQNVVVTLDYNGAAYEGAGAPDQAKLLQDAITAAKEAVGSVAGANKPAEQPQSPQPQ, from the coding sequence ATGCACCGATCAGCCTCGCGCCTCACCCGCGTTCTCGCCTGCGCAGCCGTCCCGGTGATCCTCACCGTGGCCGGGTGTTCGTCCGACTCGGGCAAGGAATCGGCCGCGAAGGACGAGAAGAAGTCCGGCTCGTCCGCCTCTTCGAAGCCCGGCGAGAAGCCCAAGCCGGAGCTGGAGAAGGCCGCCTTCGCCACGCTCCCGGACCCCTGCAAGGCGCTCCAGGCCGGGACGATAGACACCCTCGTCCCGGAGGCGAAGGACAAGAACGGTACGGCGACCAAGTCGAACGACCTGGCCACCCGCGCCAGCTGCTCCTGGAACGGCCTGGACGAGGACGGTCTGAAGGGCTCGCAGTACCGCTGGCTGTCGCTCTCCTTCTTCCGCACCGACTCGCACGCCTCGCTCGGCGGCGCCAACAAGCGCGCCGAGGAGCAGTACGGCAAGCAGGTCGAGGCGGCGAAGGCCTCCGAGGGCGCGCAGAACGTGAAGGCCGAGGCCGCTGAGGGCCTGGGCGACCAGGGCACGTCGATCGTCTACTCGGTGAAGAAGGACGTCGACTTCTTCAACACGACGATCGTGGCGCGCACCCAGAACGTGGTCGTCACGCTCGACTACAACGGTGCCGCCTACGAGGGCGCCGGCGCCCCGGACCAGGCGAAGCTGCTCCAGGACGCGATCACCGCGGCCAAGGAGGCCGTGGGCTCGGTCGCGGGCGCCAACAAGCCTGCGGAGCAGCCCCAGTCCCCCCAGCCCCAGTAG